The stretch of DNA AACTTTCCGGGCCAGTCCGACGCATTGTAAGGCCAGCCGATCCAGGTTCCCTCGTGCGATTCCCACTCGGCGGGCATCTTGTACCCAAGTTCGCGCGGCAATGACGCTGGCGTATCTCCCATCCCCATGCTTATTTCAGCTCCGCCAGCAAGGGATCGGGGTCCAGGAATCGTTGCGTAACGCCACCGTAGGCATCGATGCGGCGGTCGCGCAAGAAGGGCCAGTTGCGGCGCGTGTCTTCAAGCAGCGCAGGATCGATTTCTGCAATCAGCACTTCTTCGGCGTCGTGCGAGGCCTTGGCGATGATCCGTCCAAACGGATCAGCTACAAATGAACCGCCCCAGAACTCCAGCCCCGGTCCCTCGACGCGATTTCCAAGCACATCGCCCTGCTCATGTCCGACGCGGTTTACGCCCATGACATACACGCCGTTGGCAATTGCATGGGCTCGCTGGATCGTCTGCCAGGCGTCATACTGCGCCGCGCCAAACTCAGCCTTCTCCGCCGGATGCCAGCCGATAGCCGTCGGATAGAAAAGGGCTTCCGCGCCCTGAAGCGCAGTCAGACGCGCACCTTCCGGATACCATTGATCCCAGCACACGAGCGTCCCGATACGCCCGAATGCCGTATCGACAGCCTGGAAGCCCCGATCGCCCGGCGTGAAGTAGAACTTCTCGTAATACAGCGGATCGTCCGGAATGTGCATCTTGCGGTAAACGCTCGCTATGTTGCCATCCGTATGAAAGGTGACTGCCGTATTGTGATACAGCCCGGCGGCGCGGCGCTCAAAGAGCGAAGCAATCACCACGGTGCGCGTCTCTCGCGCCACTTCGCCGATGGCCGCGGTGCCGGGGCCGGGTATAGCCTCCGCGAGATCGAAAAGCCGAATATCTTCGCGCTGGCAGAAATATTGCGCCTGAAAAAGCTCCGGCAGACAGACAACATTGGCACCCAGGCGCGCGGCTTCACGAATGTGATTCAGCGCCGCAGCCAGATTGGCCTTGGGGTCAGGCCCCATGTGCATCTGGACCAGTCCGACGTTGTATTTTCTTGATTTGGTGCTTGCGAGGTGTGACATTTCCTGTATTTCTCCGGACGTTTCCGCTTGAAAACACGACAGCTCAGACCTTCGAGTTTATCGCATCGCTGATGAGCGGAACCTATCTTTAGATGCGAAGCCGGCGCGTTCGATGCGAGATTGACCCGGCGTTCACAAATACGACCCGTAAGACAGGTTTCCGTCGGAATTGCCACCTCTAAATTCAGAGTGTTAGCCTCTTCTTTCGGCTTAATAATGGCGTGTTTTTGTTGTGAAGAGCTGAATATCGAATCTGAATCGTCGAAAGGAAACGGGGAGATCAATGCAGAGTAGCTACAACGGATTGGCTTTACCGGCAGATGGCGCGCCGATCGAATATACAAATGGACAATTCACTGTTCCCGACAACCCAATCATTCCCTTCATCGAAGGCGACGGCACCGGCCGCGACATCTGGAAAGCATCGCAGCGAGTCTTTGATGCAGCTGTCGAGAAAGCCTACGGCGGCAAGCGGGCAATCAAGTGGTTCGAAATCTACGCAGGCGAAAAAGCCTTCCGTCAGTTCAGTACATGGCTGCCCGACGACAGCGTAAACGCAGCCCGCGACCTGCGCGTTTCCATCAAAGGACCGCTGACCACCCCCGTAGGCGGTGGCATCCGCTCTCTGAATGTGGCCCTCCGGCAGATTCTGGACCTCTACTCCTGCGTCCGCCCGGTCAAGTACTACTCCGGCGTGCCGTCGCCCGTGAAGCATCCCGAGAAGCTGGACATCCTGCTCTTCCGCGAAAATACCGAAGATGTCTATTCAGGCATTGAATTCAAGCAGGGTTCGGCCGACGTCGCGAAGCTCATCGACTTCCTCAACAACGATCTGCTGAAGGGCGGCAAAAAGCAGGTGCGCACTGATTCGGGCGTCGGCATCAAGCCGATCTCGATCTTTGGCACCAAGCGGCTCGTTCGCGCTGCCATTCGTGCTGCCCTTGATACCGGGCGCAAGACCGTCACCCTCGTCCACAAGGGCAATATCCAGAAGTTCACCGAAGGCGCATTCCGCGAATGGGGCTACGAGGTCGCGGTGCAGGAGTTCCGCGAGCAGACCGTCACCGAGCGCGAGAGCTGGATTCTGGGCAACGTCGAAGCCAACCCGTCGATCACCATCGAAGAGAACGCAGCGCTGATCGAGCCCGGCCTTGAGTTCGGCACCGATGACTTCCGCAAGGAGCTCTATGCCGAGATCAAAGCCGTTCTCGATTCGATCGGCTCAACCCACGGCAATGGCCAGTGGAAGAAGAAGATCCTCGTCAATGACCGCATCGCCGACTCGATCTTCCAGCAGATCATTATTCGCCCCGAGGATTACAGCGTTCTGGCCACCTCGAACCTCAACGGAGACTACATCTCCGACGCAGCCGCAGCGCAGGTCGGCGGCCTCGGTATCGCTCCCGGCGCGAACATCGGCGACGGCTTCGCCGTCTTTGAAGCAACCCACGGCACCGCGCCCAAGTACGCGGACAAGGACATGATCAACCCCGGCTCCGTCATTCTTTCCGGCGTGATG from Acidicapsa acidisoli encodes:
- a CDS encoding carbon-nitrogen hydrolase, which gives rise to MSHLASTKSRKYNVGLVQMHMGPDPKANLAAALNHIREAARLGANVVCLPELFQAQYFCQREDIRLFDLAEAIPGPGTAAIGEVARETRTVVIASLFERRAAGLYHNTAVTFHTDGNIASVYRKMHIPDDPLYYEKFYFTPGDRGFQAVDTAFGRIGTLVCWDQWYPEGARLTALQGAEALFYPTAIGWHPAEKAEFGAAQYDAWQTIQRAHAIANGVYVMGVNRVGHEQGDVLGNRVEGPGLEFWGGSFVADPFGRIIAKASHDAEEVLIAEIDPALLEDTRRNWPFLRDRRIDAYGGVTQRFLDPDPLLAELK
- a CDS encoding NADP-dependent isocitrate dehydrogenase; this translates as MQSSYNGLALPADGAPIEYTNGQFTVPDNPIIPFIEGDGTGRDIWKASQRVFDAAVEKAYGGKRAIKWFEIYAGEKAFRQFSTWLPDDSVNAARDLRVSIKGPLTTPVGGGIRSLNVALRQILDLYSCVRPVKYYSGVPSPVKHPEKLDILLFRENTEDVYSGIEFKQGSADVAKLIDFLNNDLLKGGKKQVRTDSGVGIKPISIFGTKRLVRAAIRAALDTGRKTVTLVHKGNIQKFTEGAFREWGYEVAVQEFREQTVTERESWILGNVEANPSITIEENAALIEPGLEFGTDDFRKELYAEIKAVLDSIGSTHGNGQWKKKILVNDRIADSIFQQIIIRPEDYSVLATSNLNGDYISDAAAAQVGGLGIAPGANIGDGFAVFEATHGTAPKYADKDMINPGSVILSGVMLLEFLGWKEAAKLVESALEKTIVQKTVTYDFARQLEGATKVGTSEFATRMIANM